One Helianthus annuus cultivar XRQ/B chromosome 12, HanXRQr2.0-SUNRISE, whole genome shotgun sequence genomic region harbors:
- the LOC110876442 gene encoding zinc finger MYM-type protein 1-like, which produces MQKFLTPIPPIVDVEKPQEHVEVEREHDEVEQEQDRVEVEDEEHVEKQQEQEHVEEQQQEEHVDYIFDPRRWEGLNADEIKLLVAKGPKRDTSIEFGPYDKFNRRFSSTIYTRTLSNLEKLGGVGFDDWHHATGRVREHEVSLDHLINMKKWFDLRKRLKSDNTIDKFQYEQFKKEADYWKQVLFRIIALIKFLAKHNLAFRGNKEKLYEKGNGNFLGLVEMLEEFDPVIKEHVRRITSDDIHVHYLGHKIQNEIILMLADEIKKELIKNIKEAKYYSIILDCTPDSSHKEQMTIIVRYVKFSSNSVIVEESFLGFLNANDTTGKGLFDVTYAELQNLGLEIDDMRGQGYDNGANMKGSHQGVQTRFLKENPRAFYTPCGSHSLNLTLCDMAYSCVKGKSFFGHIQRIYTIFANSINRWQILKDNVKNWSLKSLSQTRWESRFESVKAIKLQLDDVREALLEVGETDSDAAIAEEALALAENQLSGFDFLVSIVIWYEVLNRVNIVSKKLQDYRETGFLKAIEEATEIASDMEIDPIFKEKRKIKRKKRKDETSSSEEVAFTVEENFRVNFFLYIVDQAIASLEKRFEQFKWYEGLFGFLFPRTLRIIKDEDLKSSCHRLENALRFKEKSDIDGEALYTELNLFRDSLTNKFSSPVDVLEYMKEDGYSPEACIAYRILLTIPVTVASAERSFSKLKLLKSYLRSSMSQERLSGLAMIAIENEVLDDINCEELIHQFAIKNARRASRIIG; this is translated from the exons ATGCAAAAATTTTTGACGCCTATTCCGCCTATTGTTGATGTGGAAAAACCACAAGAGCATGTTGAAGTAGAACGGGAACACGATGAAGTAGAACAAGAGCAAGATCGTGTGGAAGTAGAAGACGAAGAACATGTTGAAAAGCAACAAGAACAAGAACATGTTGAAGAGCAACAACAAGAAGAGCATGTTGATTATATATTTGATCCAAGAAGGTGGGAAGGACTAAATGCGGATGAGATTAAACTATTGGTCGCGAAAGGTCCTAAAAGAGATACTAGTATTGAATTTGGTCCATATGATAAATTTAATAGACGATTTTCATCCACTATTTATACAAGAACATTATCAAACTTGGAGAA ATTGGGAGGTGTAGGTTTTGATGATTGGCACCATGCTACCGGTAGAGTGAGAGAACATGAAGTTTCTTTAGATCATCTCATAAATATGAAAAAGTGGTTTGATTTGCGTAAAAGATTGAAATCGGACAACACAATTGATAAATTTCAATATGAGCAATTCAAGAAGGAAGCAGATTATTGGAAACAAGTCCTTTTTAGAATCATTGCGCTAATCAAATTTCTTGCTAAGCATAATTTAGCATTTCGTGGAAATAAAGAAAAGTTGTATGAAAAAG GTAATGGAAATTTCTTGGGTCTAGTTGAGATGTTGGAAGAGTTTGATCCGGTTATCAAAGAGCATGTTCGGCGGATCACTAGTGACGATATTCATGTGCATTATCTTGGACACAAGATCCAAAATGAGATAATACTTATGCTTGCTGATGAAATTAAAAAAGAACTTATTAAGAACATAAAAGAAGCAAAGTACTACTCAATCATACTGGATTGTACCCCCGATTCTAGTCACAAAGAACAGATGACTATAATAGTGAGGTATGTAAAGTTCTCATCTAATTCTGTTATTGTTGAGGAGTCATTTTTGGGGTTTTTAAATGCTAATGATACCACTGGGAAGGGACTATTTGATGTAACTTATGCGGAGTTACAAAATCTTGGTCTTGAAATTGATGACATGCGTGGCCAAGGATATGACAATGGGGCAAATATGAAAGGCTCACATCAAGGAGTCCAAACgagatttttaaaagaaaatccaAGAGCATTTTACACTCCTTGTGGTAGCCATTCACTTAACCTTACATTATGTGATATGGCTTATAGTTGTGTTAAAGGAAAGAGTTTTTTTGGACACATCCAACGGATTTATACTATTTTTGCAAATTCTATCAATCGTTGGCAAATTTTAAAAGATAATGTGAAAAACTGGAGTCTAAAGTCATTGTCTCAAACTCGTTGGGAAAGTCGTTTTGAGAGTGTTAAGGCAATCAAATTGCAACTTGATGATGTGCGGGAAGCTTTGCTTGAAGTTGGAGAGACAGATAGTGATGCTGCAATTGCAGAGGAAGCATTAGCTTTAGCAGAAAATCAACTTAGTGGATTTGATTTTTTGGTATCAATTGTTATTTGGTATGAAGTGTTAAACCGGGTGAATATTGTGAGCAAAAAATTACAA GATTATAGAGAAACCGGTTTTCTTAAAGCGATTGAAGAAGCTACGGAGATTGCTAGTGATATGGAAATTGATCCCATATTTAAAGAAAAACGTAAGattaaaaggaaaaaaagaaaagaTGAGACTTCTAGTAGCGAAGAAGTTGCATTTACAGTAGAAGAAAATTTCAGAGTAAACTTTTTCTTATATATTGTAGATCAAGCTATTGCTTCTTTAGAGAAAAGATTTGAACAATTTAAATGGTACGAGGGTTTATTTGGTTTTTTGTTTCCACGTACGTTGAGGATTATTAAAGATGAAGATCTTAAGTCGTCTTGTCATCGTCTTGAAAATGCACTCAGGTTTAAAGAAAAATCGGATATTGATGGCGAGGCACTTTATACAGAGCTTAATTTATTTCGTGACTCACTAACCAATAAATTTAGCAGTCCTGTAGATGTTTTGGAGTATATGAAAGAAGACGGTTATTCCCCAGAAGCATGCATTGCATATAGAATATTGTTGACTATTCCAGTCACTGTGGCATCTGCAGAAAGAAGTTTTTCGAAGTTGAAGTTATTGAAATCTTACCTACGATCTTCAATGTCCCAAGAAAGACTTAGTGGGTTGGCGATGATTGCTATCGAGAACGAAGTCTTAGATGATATAAACTGTGAAGAGTTGATTCACCAATTTGCTATCAAGAATGCAAGGAGGGCTTCACGAATCATTGGTTAG